In Canis lupus dingo isolate Sandy chromosome 1, ASM325472v2, whole genome shotgun sequence, a single genomic region encodes these proteins:
- the UNC93A gene encoding protein unc-93 homolog A, with product MERSLKNVLVVSFGFLLLFTAYGGLQSLQSSLYREEGLGVTALSTLYGGVLLSSMFLPPLLIKKFGCKWTIVVSMCCYVAFSLGNFYASWYTLIPTSILLGLGAAPLWSAQCTYLTIMGNTEAKNVGKVGRDVVNQYFGIFFLIFQSSGVWGNLISSLVFGQTPTQEAIPEEQLLSCGASDCLMATAPTNSTQRPSQTLIYTLLGIYTGSGVLAVLLIALFLEPIKDAQQKSEGEKKSSFWSTLLSTFKLLRDKRLRLLVLLPMYSGFEQAFLAGDYTRSYTTCALGIHFVGYVMICFSATNSLCSVLYGRLSQYTGRKALYGLGAVTHLSCIVALLLWKPHPDQLAVFFVFSGLWGVADAVWQTQNNVLYGVLFEKNKEAAFANYRLWEALGFVIAFGYSTFLCVYIKLYILLGVLSLTMLAYGIVEYLEAKNPGRPVVAEQTKPTEEAETETVM from the exons ATGGAAAGAAGCCTGAAGAATGTCCTCGTGGTTTCTTTTGGATTTCTGCTTCTCTTTACAGCCTACGGAGGTCTGCAGAGTCTGCAG AGCAGCCTGTACAGAGAGGAAGGCCTGGGCGTGACAGCACTCAGCACGCTGTACGGCGGGGTACTTCTGTCCTCCATGTTCCTCCCGCCGCTCCTGATTAAGAAGTTTGGCTGCAAATGGACCATCGTCGTCTCCATGTGCTGCTACGTGGCCTTCTCCCTGGGCAACTTCTATGCCAGCTG gtaCACCTTGATTCCCACCTCCATACTGCTGGGCCTTGGGGCTGCCCCTCTGTGGTCCGCCCAATGCACGTACCTCACAATCATGGGAAACACAGAAGCAAAGAATGTGGGAAAAGTTGGCAGAGACGTGGTGAACCAGTATTTTGGCATCTTCTTTCTCATATTCCAGTCATCCGGTGTTTGGGGCAACCTGATCTCATCACTGGTGTTTGGCCAGACACCCACTCAAG AGGCCATCCCAGAGGAGCAGCTTCTGTCCTGTGGGGCCAGCGACTGCCTGATGGCCACAGCGCCCACCAACAGCACCCAGCGTCCCTCGCAGACTCTGATCTACACCCTGCTGGGCATCTACACGG ggagcggtGTCCTGGCGGTCCTGCTTATAGCCTTATTTCTCGAGCCCATCAAAGATGCTCAACAGAAAAGCgaaggagagaagaaatcatCTTTCTGGTCCACCCTGCTGTCGACCTTCAAGCTCCTTCGAGACAAGCGCCTGCGCCTACTGGTGCTGCTGCCGATGTACAGCGGATTTGAGCAAGCCTTCCTCGCTGGCGACTACACCAGG TCCTACACCACCTGCGCCCTGGGCATCCATTTCGTCGGCTACGTGATGATCTGCTTCTCCGCCACCAACTCGCTGTGCTCCGTGCTCTACGGGAGGTTGTCCCAGTACACGGGCAGAAAGGCCCTCTACGGGCTGG GTGCGGTAACCCACCTGTCTTGCATCGTGGCCCTCTTGCTGTGGAAACCTCACCCCGACCAGCTGGCCGTGTTCTTCGTGTTTTCTGGCCTCTGGGGTGTGGCTGATGCCGTCTGGCAGACACAAAACAACG TTCTTTATGGTGTCCTGTTCGAGAAGAACAAGGAGGCTGCCTTTGCGAATTACCGCCTGTGGGAAGCACTTGGGTTCGTCATCGCATTTGGATACAGCACATTTTTGTGCGTCTACATCAAACTCTACATCCTCCTGGGCGTCCTGAGTCTGACCATGCTGGCGTACGGGATTGTTGAGTACCTGGAGGCCAAGAACCCGGGCAGGCCAGTTGTTGCAGAACAGACAAAGCCAACAGAggaggcagaaacagagacagtCATGTGA